A single Brassica rapa cultivar Chiifu-401-42 chromosome A04, CAAS_Brap_v3.01, whole genome shotgun sequence DNA region contains:
- the LOC117133374 gene encoding F-box protein At5g65850-like produces MINYNGKLGLLWSEGWLSRSSTSVNLCVLEDIGKQEWSEHVYVLPALWEDIVGSASLSFVGMTQTNEIGMRSLAYPPSPLYLFYFNTERNTVVRVAIQGMDVSEYDRVHIFLDHLENVKLM; encoded by the coding sequence ATGATAAACTACAATGGTAAATTAGGTTTACTTTGGTCTGAAGGATGGCTTTCTAGAAGTAGTACAAGTGTTAACTTGTGTGTGCTAGAAGATATCGGAAAGCAGGAATGGTCTGAGCATGTGTATGTATTGCCTGCTTTGTGGGAGGATATTGTTGGGAGTGCCTCGTTAAGCTTTGTTGGAATGACGCAGACAAATGAGATTGGGATGAGGTCGCTAGCCTATCCACCAAGCCCTTTGTACCTATTCTACTTCAATACCGAGAGGAATACTGTCGTTAGAGTTGCAATCCAAGGAATGGATGTGTCTGAGTATGATAGAGTTCACATCTTTCTAGACCATTTAGAGAATGTGAAGCTTATGTAA
- the LOC103865187 gene encoding F-box protein DOR-like: MKTRRRNLSGDLSSTTGSNKRSMTSENGRDNSLPFPIDLVFEIFWKLPLKSIAICRCVSKTWSSVLSRQDFTELFLSRSRTLPKLFLAYQKGGEFFFFSAPQPQSPDENSSSVVATYHMKFSFHAYLPGLFELSGLDQGLVGLTSRWIGKGRVPSVHVPVICNPSTGQSLPLPRVKTKRVKSRSLFGYDPIDKHVKVLSMSVSQGSVLPVAEEYQVVTLGTGKLSQRMINCGRELRYWPHIRGRCINGILYYPSVDMSTESHVLVCFDVRSEKS, encoded by the coding sequence ATGAAAACACGGCGGCGTAACCTCTCCGGAGATCTTTCCTCAACTACCGGAAGTAATAAGCGATCGATGACCTCAGAGAATGGAAGAGACAACTCATTACCATTTCCAATTGATCTCGTTTTCGAGATATTCTGGAAGCTTCCGTTGAAGTCAATAGCTATATGCCGGTGCGTTTCAAAGACCTGGTCCTCCGTCCTTAGCCGTCAAGATTTCACCGAGCTGTTCTTGAGCAGGTCACGTACACTCCCCAAGCTGTTTCTCGCCTACCAAAAAGGCGGtgagtttttcttcttctcggcACCTCAGCCGCAAAGCCCGGATGAGAATTCGTCTTCTGTAGTAGCTACTTATCATATGAAGTTTTCCTTTCATGCGTACCTCCctggtttgtttgaattaagTGGGCTTGATCAAGGCTTGGTGGGTCTTACAAGTAGGTGGATCGGAAAGGGAAGGGTGCCCTCGGTGCATGTGCCGGTGATATGTAACCCTAGCACTGGACAATCATTACCATTACCCAGAGTGAAGACGAAGAGAGTTAAGTCAAGGAGTTTGTTTGGGTATGATCCTATTGATAAACATGTCAAAGTATTGTCCATGTCAGTAAGTCAGGGAAGTGTCCTTCCTGTGGCTGAGGAGTATCAAGTTGTGACATTAGGAACGGGAAAGCTGTCACAGAGAATGATCAACTGCGGCCGCGAACTCCGTTATTGGCCACATATCAGAGGGAGATGCATCAATGGTATTTTGTACTATCCATCTGTGGATATGTCTACAGAGAGTCATGTGTTAGTTTGCTTTGACGTTAGATCTGAAAAAAGTTGA
- the LOC103865189 gene encoding homeobox-leucine zipper protein HDG2 → MSQPNMVPVEMNNNVGDGNNNNNNNNGNNITTTNNDMNGGIVLGDEEIDSANTSENQEDGSDHQDPARPSKRKRYHRHTKHQIQELENFFKECPHPDDTQRKELSRQLGLDHHQIKFWFQNKRTQIKNHQERHENSQLRAENDRLRAENHQCRASIAKAICHRCGGKTAIGEMSFEEHHLLLENTKLAEEIRQLSLVMPKCTGKPVMNYTLTPPVPARPLEEIASNRREVYGSIGNVPGSALRVKDGDKPLIIELAELAMKELMAMARLDEPLWDIGANGTSLALNLNEYTRIFRNGLGPILNGLRTEASKATSIAFMNHLDIVQSLMDVNLWSNMFARMVARAMSHDALLTGVQGNFDGAFHLMTAEYQVLSPVVSTRECYFVRHCKQQGDGIWAVVDVSIDHLFPNLELKCRRRPSGCLIQQIENGFCKVTWVEHVEVDDREVHPLYKSLISSGQALSAERWVETLERQCERLAYIMSPNVPSIEPDGLIMITNNAKQSLLKIAERMTRSFLSGVATSNGDIWFGLSGNGGNTVRAMTRKSLNDPGRPVGVILYASTSFWLPVPPKTVFDFLRDANNRTNWDVITTGGEGLQLMSQIGNGRDSRNCVSLLRTPNTSQKKMMMIQETSTDPTASFVIYAPLDVTLTENVLMGGDPGNVSLLPMGFAILPDGTAQPGREGGSLVSTAFQVLAEKDPSTMLSFSSLATTENLILTTANKIRAYFSQQTV, encoded by the exons ATGTCTCAGCCCAACATGGTACCAGTGGAGATGAACAACAATGTTGGAGAcggtaacaacaacaacaacaacaacaacggaAACAACATCACCACCACCAACAACGACATGAATGGGGGTATTGTTTTGGGGGATGAGGAAATAGACAGTGCTAATACAAgtgagaatcaagaagatggaAGCGATCATCAAGATCCAGCACGTCCTAGTAAGAGAAAACGTTATCATCGTCACACCAAACATCAAATCCAGGAATTGGAAAA TTTCTTCAAAGAGTGTCCTCATCCAGATGACACGCAAAGGAAAGAGCTTAGCCGTCAGCTGGGATTAGACCATCATCAGATCAAATTCTGGTTCCAGAACAAACGCACCCAAATAAAG aaTCATCAAGAACGCCATGAGAACTCACAACTTCGGGCAGAGAACGATAGGCTTAGAGCCGAAAACCACCAATGTCGAGCATCTATTGCTAAGGCCATATGTCATAGGTGTGGAGGTAAAACCGCAATTGGTGAAATGTCTTTCGAGGAACATCATCTTCTCCTCGAAAATACTAAGTTAGCTGAAGAG ATCCGTCAATTATCTTTGGTGATGCCCAAGTGTACAGGCAAGCCTGTAATGAACTATACCCTTACTCCTCCTGTTCCAGCTCGACCTTTGGAAGAGATAGCATCTAATAGAAGAGAAGTCTATGGAAGTATCGGAAACGTCCCGGGGTCAGCACTTAGAGTGAAAGATGGCGATAAGCCGTTGATCATAGAGTTAGCAGAGTTAGCCATGAAGGAGCTAATGGCGATGGCTCGACTGGATGAACCGCTGTGGGACATAGGAGCTAATGGCACGAGCTTAGCTTTAAACTTGAATGAATACACAAGAATATTTCGGAACGGACTCGGGCCTATACTGAATGGGCTTAGAACCGAGGCATCCAAGGCAACCTCAATCGCGTTCATGAACCATCTAGACATTGTTCAAAGTCTAATGGATGTG AATCTTTGGTCGAACATGTTTGCTAGAATGGTTGCTAGAGCCATGAGTCATGACGCTCTCTTGACTGGAGTCCAAGGAAACTTTGACGGAGCGTTCCATCTG ATGACTGCTGAATACCAAGTTCTTTCGCCAGTAGTCTCAACCCGAGAATGCTACTTCGTCCGCCACTGTAAGCAGCAAGGTGACGGTATATGGGCGGTGGTCGATGTTTCTATCGACCATCTCTTTCCAAACCTTGAACTTAAATGTCGGAGACGGCCCTCTGGATGTTTGATTCAGCAAATTGAAAATGGATTCTGCAAG GTTACTTGGGTTGAGCATGTGGAGGTAGATGACAGAGAAGTACACCCCTTGTATAAGTCCTTAATCAGCTCTGGTCAAGCTTTAAGTGCTGAACGTTGGGTTGAAACATTGGAGCGCCAGTGCGAGCGTTTAGCCTACATCATGTCTCCAAATGTTCCATCCATAGAACCGGATGGTCTAATAA TGATAACGAACAATGCAAAGCAGAGCCTTCTGAAGATAGCTGAGAGGATGACAAGAAGCTTCCTCTCTGGAGTGGCTACTTCAAATGGAGATATATGGTTTGGATTGTCtggtaatggaggaaatactgTCAGAGCGATGACTCGAAAGAGCTTGAATGATCCAGGAAGGCCTGTAGGGGTCATTCTCTATGCATCCACTTCGTTTTGGCTACCGGTTCCTCCTAAGACTGTCTTTGACTTCCTCAGAGATGCCAACAATCGAACCAAT TGGGATGTTATCACAACCGGAGGGGAAGGTTTACAGTTGATGTCACAGATTGGAAATGGGAGAGACAGTAGGAACTGTGTATCTTTACTCCGG ACCCCAAACACTAGCCAgaaaaagatgatgatgatccaaGAGACCTCTACTGACCCAACCGCTTCATTTGTGATCTACGCACCTCTTGATGTAACATTGACAGAGAATGTTCTCATGGGAGGTGACCCTGGCAATGTGTCACTACTTCCAATGGGTTTTGCTATTCTTCCTGATGGTACGGCTCAGCCTGGAAGAGAAGGAGGGTCACTAGTGAGTACTGCCTTTCAGGTTCTGGCTGAAAAAGATCCTTCGACTATGCTGTCTTTTAGCTCTCTTGCAACCACTGAGAATCTGATTTTAACAACCGCGAATAAGATCAGAGCTTACTTTAGTCAGCAGACTGTTTGA